The DNA segment CGGGCAACTGGATTGCCGTCGTCGCGGTCGTCGTGGGTGCGATCTTCGTTCCCACGCTAGCGCTGGCGTGCGGTGCCATATCGGGCACGAGCCGGTTGTTCGAGATCGTGTATTTGGTGCTGTGGTACGTTGGTCCGATGAATGCAACTCCCAGCATCGATTTCACCGCCGTCAGCGGTATGGCAATGGCGCTGCCGGGAAGCGCGATTCTCGCGATCGTCGCATTTGCGGGCCGCCGCTCGCAACTCGCGCACGCCTAAAAAGGCTCGGTCTTCTCGCCTGGAATAGATGCGGCATGACGTTCGCATCGAAATCGCTCGCCGTCGCCACGGCGCTTGCATGCTGTCTCTACGCCGTCGGAAGCGCGGCCGGGACGAAGCCGCCGGTGAGTGCGGAGGATCTCTACAAGCTCGTTCTGATCTCCGATCCGCAGATCTCGCCCGACGGGCGTGCCGTCGTCTTTATCGCGTCGCGCATGAACGGTCCCCTAAACCGCTACGACACCAACCTTTGGACCGTGAGTACCACGGGCGGTACGGCACCGAAGCAACTGACGACCGACGGTCACGCGTCGTCGCCTTCTTGGTCGTCCAACGGGCACACGATCGCTTTTGCCGACGACGCATCGGGCACGTCGCAGATTCAGACGGTGGATACGGCGAGCGGCACGGTCGCTACGTTGACTACGGGAACGCAGAGTTCGGTCGCGCCGCTGTTTTCGCACGACGGCAGCCGCATCGCGTTCACGCGCATTTCAGTTGACCCACGGCCGCCCGCGCAGATCGATTTCACCGCAGCCGGTTTCACCCCGTCGCCGCAGCAGAAGACGAGCGACATCCGCGTCATCAACGACGAACGGTACGAAGCCAACGGCGAGGGCTACACCTACGACGTGCACGAGCATCTGTGGGTAATGAACGCCGGCGGATCGGGCGCCGCGGCGCTGTTGAGCGACGATCGCTGGCCGGAGACGCCGGTCGCGTGGTCTCGGGACGACAAGCGAATCCTATTCTCATCGCTGCGGCACGCGACGCCGCTCGCATTCGAAAACGACCTGTACACGATCGCCGCGACCGGCGGCTCCATCGAACGGGTCGCTTCGCCGCAAGAAGCCAATACGGCGCCGGCTTTTTCTCCGGACGGCTCGCACGTCTACTTTCTTGCCGGCGGCGTGAAGGACAGCGCGGAGTATCCCGCCCTCGTGCGCACCTCGCTCGACGGCAGCGGCCGCGAGACGATTTTCGGCAAGAACCGCCACTTGCTCGGCGACTGGGTGCTCGCCGATTTGAAGATGCCCGGTGCGGTGTGCGGACCGATCGTCGCGCCCGACGGCAAAACGATCGTCACCGATGAAAGCGGTCCGGGCGTGACGCGACTCGTGCGCGTCGACGTCGCGAGCGGACGCTTCACGGCGCTCACGCACGGCGGCGAGGCGTCCGATTGCACCGCAAGCTCGGATGGCACGCGCATTGCGTACGCCTACGCCGACATGCTGCATCCGGCCGAAGTGTACGTCCTTGACGCGCGTTCCGGAAAGACCACGCGGCTGACGTCGCTCAACTCCGCGTACCTCGACTCGGTCTCACTCTCCGTCCCGCAGCCGTTTTCGGTACGCGACGAAGCCGGCTTCGAGGTTCCGGCGTGGTTCATGCCGGCAGCCGGCCCTAAGTCGGGTGGACCGCGCCCTACGATCGTCGCGATTCACGGCGGTCCGCAAACCGAGGCCGGCGAGACGTTCTTTCACGAAATGCAGTTTTGGTGCGGCCTGGGTTACAACGTCGTCCTCGTCAACGCGCGCGGTAGTACGGGCTACGGATACACCTACGAGCGCGCGCTCGAGGGCCATTGGGGTCCACCGATGGAACGCGACGTGATGGCCGTGGTCGCCGCCGCTGCAAAACGTCCCGGCGTGGATCCCAAACGGATCGGCGTGACGGGCGGAAGCTACGGCGGATACGCGGTGCTGTGGCTGATCGGCCATACGAACCGGTTCAAAGCGGCAATCTCCGAACGGCCGGCTAGCGATCTGGCCACGCAGTCGATGACGTGGTTTCTCGCCAGCCCCAATGGATTAGGCGGGAATTACGCGTGGGGAAAACCCTGGGACCCCCATAGCGCCAATGCGGCGGATTCGCCGTTTACCTACGTCGAGCGCGTCGTGACGCCGGTGCTGCTGCTGCACTCGACGCAAGACACCGAGACGCCGATCGATCAAACGCTGGACGAGTTCTCCGCATTGCGCCAGTTGGGGAAAACGGCCGTTTTCGTCGAGGTTCCGGGAGAGAACCACGATTTGAACCGAACCGGGAGCCCGCTGCATCGCGTGGAACGACTTCACGTGCTCGCCGATTGGTTTGCGCGGTGGCTGAATCCGTAAGGTGAAAATGAAGCGCTTTGTTCTCAAGCTGCTCTCGATTGCGGCCGGCGTTTTGACGCTGGGCGCCGCGGCCGTCGTTCCCCTGGATTATCGCGCGTACGATGCGTGGAGCGTGCCGTCGACGGCCGCGTTATCGAACGACGGACGGTATCTCGCGTACGTTCTCAAACCCGAGGACGGCGACCCGGGGCTCGTCGTCCGCGAAATTGCGACCGGTCGCGATCGCCGCGAGGCCCGCGCGAGCAATCCCGTCTTCGCCGGAGACGGACGCTTCGTCGTCTTCACGCGCACCGCACCGTTCGCCGCGATAGACGCGGCGACGCGCGCGCACAAACCGCCCGACCAAATGCCGCATGGCGGCGCGGGCGTTCTCGATCTTCACGCCACCGCGCCGGCACAAATCACGGAGCAAATCGAACACATCGTCGTACCCAAAGATAGCGGATCGGTTATCGCCCTGCGCGCGTACGCATCGCCCACGCCCAAAGCATCCGCGTCGCCCGACCCGCTAAAGATCAAGGAACCCGGCGGCACGCTCACGATCGAAGATCTCGCCGGCGGCACGCGTGCGGAGGCTGCCGGCGTGACCGACGTCGTTGTGTCGGACAACGATCGGTTTGTCGCCTACGCGACGCAGACGCAGGCCGGTACGGGCGACGGCGTTCGTATCTACGACGTCGCGCGCGGTGCGACGCTCGACGTTGCAAACGGCGAAGGACGCTATCGCAACCTCGCAATTGCAAAGGACGGATCGCTTCTCGCTTTTTTGAGCGATAACGCGTCGTATGCGTCGGACGCGCCACACGACGCACTCTACGTCGTCGACTTACGCGCGGCACACCCGGCCGCGGTGAAGGCGGTCGACGCCGGCACGAACGGGTTGCCGCCCGGCAATGCCCCGAGCGCCAACGGCACGGTCACGATTTCGGATGACGGTAAGCGCGTATTCTTCGGAACGGCGGCGGCACCGACGCCGCGCCCCGAGTCGATTCCCGAGCGCATGCCGGTCGACTTGTGGAGTTGGAAAGACGACTCGCTGCAATCGCAGCAAAAGCACGACGCCGCTGCGGAACGCAAACGCACGTACGCGGCGGTATACGACGTTGCGAGCGCGCGCTTTGCGCAACTCGGCTCGCCGCAGCATCGCGACGTCGAGTGGAATCAGAATCCCAACGTGGCTTTGGCGGAAAACGATCTGCCGTATCTGCGCGCCGAATCGTGGCTTGGGCAAACCTACGACGATCTCTGCGCCGTCGCGCTCGCCGGGGGCGCGTGCACGCCGCTGGCGACGCGGGCGCACGATCCGTCGCTTTCACCCGGCGGGCGCTTTGCAATCTACTGGGACGAGTCGAGCCGCCACTGGATAACCGTCGATACGGCAAGCGGAAAGCACGTCGTGCTCGCGCGGCACGCTCCGGTCCGGTTCGATCTAGAAAACGACGATCGCCCCGAACTGCCGCAGCCGTATGGGATGGGCGGCTGGGTGACGGGCGACCGCGGCGTCTTCATTTACGATCGCTACGACGTGTGGCTGGCCGATCCGCGGACCGGCGAGGCCGTTGACTTCACCCGCGGAACGGGTCGCGCGTCACGCACGGTGTACAGCCCCGTTCAACCCGATCCGCGCGCGCGAGCTTTCGACGCGTCGAAACCCGTGCTGCTCTCGCTGATCGACGAGCGGTCCTACGCCAGCGGCTATGCACGCGTCGCCGCAACGGGCGGTACGCCGGTCACACTGCTCAAACGCGACGCCGTCGTCTACGGCGAACGCGAACCGCTCAACGGTAGTCTTCACGACCTCACGCTGCCGCCGGTCGCGGCCCGCAATGCGCCGCAATACGCGTATCTCGTCGAAACGTTCGAAGATCTCAATCTTTGGACGAGCGACGATTCGTTCGCGCATCCGGTCAAAATCAGCGACGCCAATCCGCAGCAGTCACAGTATCGCTGGGGCACCGAGCGCATGATCTCGTATCGCCTCAAAGACGGTACGCCGATGCGCTCGGTCATGCTCGTTCCCAACGGATTAGCGCGTAACCGGCGCGCGCCGGCGATCGTTTACTTCTACGAAGTGTGGACGCCGATGTTCCACACGTACTACCGGCCCGGTCCGGGAACGGAGCCGAACGTAAGCCGCTACGTCTCTAACGGCTACGTTGTGCTGCTTCCCGACGTGCGTTATCGCACGGGTCATCCCGGTCCCAGTTCGCTGGAATGCGTTCTTCCCGCGGTGGACGCCGCGGTGGCGACCGGGTACGTCGATCCCAAGCGAATCGGCATCTCAGGCCATTCCTGGGCGGCGTATCAGATCAATTACATGCTCACGAAAACGCATCGGTTCCGCGCGGCCGAAGCCGGCGCGGCGGTCGACGACATGTTCAGCTCGTACGGCGGGATTCGTCTCGAGAGCGGCATCGTGCGCGAGTTTCAGTACGAGCACACCCAGTCGCGAATCGGCGCGACGCCGTGGGACCGTCCCGATTTGTATATCGAGAACTCCGGACTGTTCGGCATCAGGAACGTAACGACGCCGTACCTGACGATCCACAACGATCAGGACGGCGCGGTTCCGCAGTTTCAAGGGATCGAGTTCGTCACCGCAATGCGCCGGCTCGGCAAGATGGCGTATCTCTTCTCGTACGACGGAGAGTTTCACGGACTGCATTGGCGCGAACAGCAGAAAAACTGGACCGTTCGGCTCGATCAGTGGTTCGACTACTGGCTCAAAGACGCACCGCGCCCCGCATGGTTCGACGGCATCGATTACCTGCACCGCGGCGAGGAGAACGTCGACGGCCTGTACGGGGAGCCGGTCCCCACCGCATCGCCCGGCCCGTAGAGCGGGCCGGCAGGATTCTTGAAACGACTGTTTCAAGAATCGCCCATGAGCAAAGGTGCGCGCTGGGCCGCATGGAGCGTGGCGGCCGTGGTTGGATTGGTCCATCTCGCCGCGGCGGATCGTTACGGTGCGTTCCGCAACGAACTCTATTTCATCGTCTGCGGCCGCCACCCGGCCCTGGGCTACGTCGATCAGCCGCCGCTGGTGCCACTGCTGGCGGCGGTCACCCAGTTTGCCGGAACCCACGTGTGGGCGCTGCGCCTGCCGGCGGTCATCGCCGCCGTCGCGCTCGTTCCGCTCACCGTCGCGCTCGCACAGCTTTTAGGCGCGAGCACGCGCGCGGCGTGGCTTGCCGCCGTCGCGGCCGCGTGCTCGCCGCTGCTCATCGCCATGACGGCCGCGTTCTCGACGTCGACGTTCGAACCGCTCGATTTTACGGCGATCGCTTACCTAATCGCTCGCGCGATTCTTCGCAACGAACCCAAGGCGTATTGGTGGGCCGGTGCGGTTGCCGGTCTAGCGTTCGAAACGAAGTACGGCGTCGTGATGTGGGGCGTCGGTCTCGCAGCCGGCATACTGCTCGCGGGTCCGCGTTGCGTGCTGCGCTCGCGCGATGCGTGGATCGGCGCCGGCATCGCGGCGCTGATCGCCCTGCCCAACGTCGCGTGGCAAGCGGCGCACGGACTTCCCTTCCTCGAGCTCGTGCGCAACGATAACGCCGGCAATCTCACCGGTTCGCCGGCGGCGTTTACGATCGATCAGATATTTTCGGTAAACGTGGTACTCGCACCGCTCTGGATTACCGGCCTCATCGCTCCGTTTACGTTGGCGCGTCTCAAGACGGCTCGATTTCTTTCCATCGCGTTTGTGGTCACGGCCGCACTCGTGATGGCCAGTCACGGCAAGAACTACTATCTCGCCGGCGCGTATCCGGCGATATTCGCCGCCGGCGCCGCCGCCTGCACGAACCTACCGCGCTTACTCGTCGCGGGGTGGTCGCTGCTGGCCGCCGTCAATGCTGCGCTCGCGCTGCCGCTGGTGTTGCCGGTCGCTTCTCCCGACGGCTTGCTGCGCATGATGAATCGCATGTCCTTCAAGCCGCCGCCGATCGAACGCGCCTGCCTCGGCGCGCCCATCATGTGCCAGATGGCCGATCAGTTCGGATGGCCGGAGCTCGCGCGCCGTACGGGCGGTGTCTACGCGGCGCTTCCTCCGGTCGACCGCGCGAAAGCCGCCATCTTCGCTTCGAACTACGGCGAAGCGGCAGCCATCGACGTTTATGGACAGAATCTTCCACCCGCGTTGAGTGGAAACAATCAGTACTATTTGTGGGGGCCGCGCGGCTACGACGGCTCGACGGTGATCGCGATCAACGTCGATCCCGCAATCTGGTCGAAGTTCTGCGACTCGGCGCGCACCGTCGCGACGTTCGGCGACTCACCGTACGCGATGCCGTTCGAGCGCAACCGCCCGATCGTGCTCTGCCGTGGGATGCATCCCCCGCTAGCGCAGATGTGGCCGAACTTCAAGCACTACGGCGTCGAGAATCTTGGGGAAGGTCCGTATACTCGGCCACCAGCCACGCAGCTCCGGTAATCAGGAAATTCAGCGCGAACTCCGACCAGTTCCCGTGCAGCTCGCCGTGAGTAACCAGCGCGGGCACCCAGACCAGTAAGCCGAACAGCGCGAGCATCAACGCCATCAAGCGTAAGGCGAGCCGCGCCTGAACGTTGATGAGAATGGCGATTGCCGCGAGCGCGAACGCGATGGTCGTGAGTATCGCCCAGAACATCTGGTTCGGCAAGATCCACGACGGTACCAGACTCGCCGTGAACTTCAAGTAGGCGATCTGCGCCCAGGCAAACGAGACCGTGCATATGCCCATGCCGATGCGCGAGGGATCCGGCTCGTACGCCGCAAACGCGCCGCACACGAGCGCGAGAATTTCGAAAAACAGGACGTACGAACCGTACGTACCCGGATGGGCGACGATGCTGGGAACGCATCCTAACGTAAGCACCGCGTACGTGACGCCTAGAAGGGTTGCTCCGGAACGCGCTGCGCTCGGGAAAAGGATCCCGAGGCCACCGGCAATTTGAGCGATCGCGAGAACGTCCGCGAGAATCGGCTGTTTGAAGTACGGCAAAGCCTGCCACGTGTCGGCGTCGTGCCAGATCAGGCCGATAACGCCGAACAGCACCGCCGACGCGCCGAAGACGATACGCCCGTACAACGCCGTTTGCATGGAAACCGTAACGCGCGTGGGCTAAAATCTGTGACCGCATCGAATCGGGCGAGGGGCGCCGCGCATTTTGCGTGAAAAGACGAGCCCATGTTGGCCTGCGCAGTGCTGGTTGCCGCCTTGAGTTTCTCGGCCACCCTGATTCCCGTCGCGGGCGACACCAATCCGGATCTGCAAGGCATCGCGGTCGGACCGGACCGGGCGTTGTGGTTCGTCGAGTACGAGGCCGGCGCCATCGGGCGGGTCACGACCGACGGGAAACTCACGGAGTTTCCGTTGCCGAAGGACCGATTCTTCGGCCTGCAGTCGATCGTGGCGGGTCCCGACGGTGCGTTATGGTTCACCGAGTACGTCGCCGGCGCGATCGGACGGATGACCACTAGCGGG comes from the Candidatus Baltobacteraceae bacterium genome and includes:
- a CDS encoding S9 family peptidase, translated to MTFASKSLAVATALACCLYAVGSAAGTKPPVSAEDLYKLVLISDPQISPDGRAVVFIASRMNGPLNRYDTNLWTVSTTGGTAPKQLTTDGHASSPSWSSNGHTIAFADDASGTSQIQTVDTASGTVATLTTGTQSSVAPLFSHDGSRIAFTRISVDPRPPAQIDFTAAGFTPSPQQKTSDIRVINDERYEANGEGYTYDVHEHLWVMNAGGSGAAALLSDDRWPETPVAWSRDDKRILFSSLRHATPLAFENDLYTIAATGGSIERVASPQEANTAPAFSPDGSHVYFLAGGVKDSAEYPALVRTSLDGSGRETIFGKNRHLLGDWVLADLKMPGAVCGPIVAPDGKTIVTDESGPGVTRLVRVDVASGRFTALTHGGEASDCTASSDGTRIAYAYADMLHPAEVYVLDARSGKTTRLTSLNSAYLDSVSLSVPQPFSVRDEAGFEVPAWFMPAAGPKSGGPRPTIVAIHGGPQTEAGETFFHEMQFWCGLGYNVVLVNARGSTGYGYTYERALEGHWGPPMERDVMAVVAAAAKRPGVDPKRIGVTGGSYGGYAVLWLIGHTNRFKAAISERPASDLATQSMTWFLASPNGLGGNYAWGKPWDPHSANAADSPFTYVERVVTPVLLLHSTQDTETPIDQTLDEFSALRQLGKTAVFVEVPGENHDLNRTGSPLHRVERLHVLADWFARWLNP
- a CDS encoding prolyl oligopeptidase family serine peptidase, producing the protein MKRFVLKLLSIAAGVLTLGAAAVVPLDYRAYDAWSVPSTAALSNDGRYLAYVLKPEDGDPGLVVREIATGRDRREARASNPVFAGDGRFVVFTRTAPFAAIDAATRAHKPPDQMPHGGAGVLDLHATAPAQITEQIEHIVVPKDSGSVIALRAYASPTPKASASPDPLKIKEPGGTLTIEDLAGGTRAEAAGVTDVVVSDNDRFVAYATQTQAGTGDGVRIYDVARGATLDVANGEGRYRNLAIAKDGSLLAFLSDNASYASDAPHDALYVVDLRAAHPAAVKAVDAGTNGLPPGNAPSANGTVTISDDGKRVFFGTAAAPTPRPESIPERMPVDLWSWKDDSLQSQQKHDAAAERKRTYAAVYDVASARFAQLGSPQHRDVEWNQNPNVALAENDLPYLRAESWLGQTYDDLCAVALAGGACTPLATRAHDPSLSPGGRFAIYWDESSRHWITVDTASGKHVVLARHAPVRFDLENDDRPELPQPYGMGGWVTGDRGVFIYDRYDVWLADPRTGEAVDFTRGTGRASRTVYSPVQPDPRARAFDASKPVLLSLIDERSYASGYARVAATGGTPVTLLKRDAVVYGEREPLNGSLHDLTLPPVAARNAPQYAYLVETFEDLNLWTSDDSFAHPVKISDANPQQSQYRWGTERMISYRLKDGTPMRSVMLVPNGLARNRRAPAIVYFYEVWTPMFHTYYRPGPGTEPNVSRYVSNGYVVLLPDVRYRTGHPGPSSLECVLPAVDAAVATGYVDPKRIGISGHSWAAYQINYMLTKTHRFRAAEAGAAVDDMFSSYGGIRLESGIVREFQYEHTQSRIGATPWDRPDLYIENSGLFGIRNVTTPYLTIHNDQDGAVPQFQGIEFVTAMRRLGKMAYLFSYDGEFHGLHWREQQKNWTVRLDQWFDYWLKDAPRPAWFDGIDYLHRGEENVDGLYGEPVPTASPGP
- a CDS encoding glycosyltransferase family 39 protein, whose translation is MSKGARWAAWSVAAVVGLVHLAAADRYGAFRNELYFIVCGRHPALGYVDQPPLVPLLAAVTQFAGTHVWALRLPAVIAAVALVPLTVALAQLLGASTRAAWLAAVAAACSPLLIAMTAAFSTSTFEPLDFTAIAYLIARAILRNEPKAYWWAGAVAGLAFETKYGVVMWGVGLAAGILLAGPRCVLRSRDAWIGAGIAALIALPNVAWQAAHGLPFLELVRNDNAGNLTGSPAAFTIDQIFSVNVVLAPLWITGLIAPFTLARLKTARFLSIAFVVTAALVMASHGKNYYLAGAYPAIFAAGAAACTNLPRLLVAGWSLLAAVNAALALPLVLPVASPDGLLRMMNRMSFKPPPIERACLGAPIMCQMADQFGWPELARRTGGVYAALPPVDRAKAAIFASNYGEAAAIDVYGQNLPPALSGNNQYYLWGPRGYDGSTVIAINVDPAIWSKFCDSARTVATFGDSPYAMPFERNRPIVLCRGMHPPLAQMWPNFKHYGVENLGEGPYTRPPATQLR